A window of Hordeum vulgare subsp. vulgare chromosome 5H, MorexV3_pseudomolecules_assembly, whole genome shotgun sequence genomic DNA:
TCATAAGATCTAAAATCCGagatttacacaaagagaagtAACACAATTTGATTTATACGTGAAGAAATTTAGCTGGAACTATCACATTGCAGCAGATGAGTATATTGTGAGCAAAGTATGTATACtacttcctccattcctaaatataagtctttttagagattttattagggactacatacggagctaaATTAGtgtatctatactctaaagtgtgtctatatacatccgtatatagtcttctagtgaaaactcttaaaagacttatatttaagaacggaggaagtacttatTACTGCATGAACTTTGCGGCCATAGAGAAATGTAAGCAAAGTTAGCAGTTACAGGTAAACATAAATCTTCTCTCCACATCCTACATTATTCTCAGATTGCGGGACGGGTTCACAACAATGGTCAAGTAAAAGTAGGTAATATTTAATAACATAGCTTCAGTTTAATCTGTTCCACTCTCTTTCCTAACACTTCTAGTTTCCGAAGAACTATGGCTACCTCTTGCAAATCACACTACtgcaaacctcaaaagagctctTGGTTTTTAAGAAAGTAATCTGAACCCAGCATATAATTTGaagttaaaaatatatttttacagaAACAATAGTATTATAGTATTATATAAATCCGCTAAATCTATGCCGTGTAAGTATATTTCAAGTAATGTGCAAGCATGAAATATAATGTTTTCAAAAGTCTATATTAAGGTCGGAAGCTTGCGCTCAATTATGCAGAGGAAGGAAAAGTAAACAGGCGCCGGAAAAAACCTGTGATTTGGTGTTTGAACATCGGTGCATTCCGGCAGCGGCGTCATGGAACATCGGCGAGTCCTCTTTAGCTGAGGAGGCTCCAGCATCAGCACCCCGCGTCCTCTCTCGATTAAGCGGCTCACACACTGTCGGAAGCTACACTAAGAATACTTTCCTCATCCATATGTTGATTTACACAATGTCATCATATAAAAACAAAGCTTGATGGTGCATTATACCAGCAAAACATGGACATAAAGAAAGTCGAAACATAATTCCTTTCTAGGGCTGCATCCAGAAAAGTAAAATGCATTGTTTGTGGTAGTGGTAGCTGAACAAGCAGGCCATGAACATATGGATATTCGTTGAATCTTGGCACTGAATCCATCATCCCATCTTCTTTACAGTTCCCAGGCAACTCCGATAATAAGGATTTTATCCCAATTTCATCACAACCCTGCACATTAAATCACGTATCAACACAATAGCTAGTCCAGGAACATGTCCAACTGCATCTTTCATCTGACGAACTTCTTGAACAGTCTATATTCTTATGTACTCTGCAATTGACTTATCATAATGGTCGTGCAATTCAAATCATAATAACATATGATTCTGGAATCACAATGAGATAGGTAGCTTCTATGACGAACAATCCTGAATTCACCTCTATGCTTGTCATGGATGGGACACTCACCTCCATAACCAGTCGGTCTTTATGATGTGCATGGTATGTCGAGTAGGCAGACCGGTAAGGTTGAATCGAAGTAGAGAGAGCAAGGGAGAGAGAGGAACATGTAGAACTAGTAGGCGCCTCCGCACTGTCGAGGTCCTTGTGCTGCCTACTGGCCCCTGCTCCTACGGCCTCGCTTCCCATGTTCTGTTTCCCCAAGTTGAAGTCGTCATCCTCTGTCAGCCCGTCCCCACTCTCGCATGACCATGACATGTCCGCGTGTTGGTGCCTGACTCAGCTCAGCCGCTCATCACCAGGGGTGGAGGAAGATGTCGACAAACGGATTTCTGGCGAAGCCGACAGAACGGCGGCACGACGATGTCGAACGACGGCGGTGAGGAGGGGCGAGGCGGGGTGGAGGTCGAGATTGGATACGGAGGCAGGGTCGTGCGTGCGgttgttctttttttcttttatctcgCCTACTATACCGCTTCGTTAATTTATCATAAGGACTGCGGGTTCAATTACCACAAAAATAGGAGTTTTTTTTAAAAACGCCACGACGGATTTTCCAACAGAAACAACAGCCACTTTagtattactagcaaaagggcccgtgcgttgcaacgggagagaaaaataccacacgcttttaatctttttataattattttgatttataAAATAAtatgctaactaactaatgtagtcgatcctgcaaaagggcccatgcgttgcaacgtaagaaagaaataccacacgctattagtttataaaaaatgtctataatttaagaatttgtagttacgatacaaataaagatggtcttatcctacaaaaatgcagttcaaaatttcacaggtcttctattttaacacggcttgcatgtagatttaatacgtacaaagaatcagtcaagtgacattcagtttcatctctaatcctgattttgttgacgtgttcatccccaacccggatgagtaccggtatgaaa
This region includes:
- the LOC123396785 gene encoding uncharacterized protein LOC123396785 is translated as MSWSCESGDGLTEDDDFNLGKQNMGSEAVGAGASRQHKDLDSAEAPTSSTCSSLSLALSTSIQPYRSAYSTYHAHHKDRLVMEGCDEIGIKSLLSELPGNCKEDGMMDSVPRFNEYPYVHGLLVQLPLPQTMHFTFLDAALERNYVSTFFMSMFCCFRQCVSRLIERGRGVLMLEPPQLKRTRRCSMTPLPECTDVQTPNHRRIFANPTKWWVYIQHEVSQADRAFFSMVVT